The Prosthecobacter dejongeii genome contains a region encoding:
- the metF gene encoding methylenetetrahydrofolate reductase [NAD(P)H], with amino-acid sequence MHIKDILLAAKRPTLSFEFFPPRTPESVKELQDSLQQLAVWRPDFVSVTYGAGGSTRDRTQALVGELSQSDVFDPIPHLTCVGHTRAQIRLLLENYAAAGVSNLLALRGDLPGQGAQEGEFKTAADLVRFIRQFNELGLHPDPRGFGIGVACFPEGHPGTPNRMLEMDYLKAKVDAGADYLCTQVFFDNHDFHDFRARCELAGILTPIFAGILPLTQLSSLRRMAELSAGSRYPARLLRCFQRAGDDAESFRQVGIHHAITQSADLLDQGVSGIHYYTLNKASNTVQVLRGLGYSGHHSLSKVIQK; translated from the coding sequence ATGCATATCAAAGACATCCTTCTGGCTGCGAAACGTCCCACGTTGTCGTTTGAGTTTTTTCCTCCTCGCACCCCTGAATCCGTGAAAGAGTTGCAGGATTCCCTGCAGCAGCTTGCAGTCTGGCGGCCTGACTTCGTTAGCGTCACCTATGGTGCGGGTGGCAGCACCCGGGATCGCACTCAGGCGTTGGTGGGAGAGCTCAGCCAGTCGGATGTTTTTGACCCCATCCCCCATCTCACCTGCGTGGGTCACACGCGGGCACAGATCAGGCTGCTTTTAGAAAACTATGCCGCAGCAGGCGTTAGTAACCTACTGGCCTTACGGGGCGATCTGCCGGGGCAAGGGGCCCAGGAAGGCGAATTTAAAACGGCTGCCGACTTGGTCCGATTCATCCGTCAGTTCAATGAACTAGGTCTTCATCCAGACCCACGTGGCTTTGGCATCGGCGTCGCCTGCTTTCCAGAAGGTCACCCAGGCACGCCTAACCGAATGCTCGAAATGGATTACCTGAAAGCCAAGGTGGATGCCGGGGCTGACTATCTGTGCACTCAGGTCTTTTTTGACAATCATGACTTCCATGACTTCCGCGCCCGTTGTGAGCTAGCAGGTATCCTTACCCCCATCTTCGCTGGCATCCTGCCTTTGACCCAGCTTAGCAGTTTACGACGCATGGCGGAATTGTCCGCAGGGTCACGTTATCCCGCCCGCCTCCTTCGTTGTTTCCAGAGGGCAGGGGACGATGCTGAATCCTTTCGCCAAGTTGGCATCCATCACGCCATTACCCAGAGTGCCGATCTCCTGGATCAAGGCGTTTCAGGCATTCACTACTACACCCTCAATAAAGCCAGCAATACAGTGCAGGTGCTGCGTGGTCTGGGATACAGCGGCCATCACTCTCTGAGTAAGGTGATCCAGAAATGA
- a CDS encoding ChuX/HutX family heme-like substrate-binding protein, whose product MDSTSHHSPRIAYSFPAHTFDLRRVRPEWCFEADGGAALAIHLDGQWTEFFRNLRELGLVMITAAHGPLSLAVAWENSMFQSYPGGDEWVCVKSGAEIRPAALGGGMAVVETMGDQQVASFQFFDRGGGGCLKILVTNWSDYEVFEDLVARHASGRRTYPFGQKSEVRKEQPAPDSQTVRQLWKGLSRSLPDSTFPGMEGVSRLSALEAAGQDLAWRLPRRVVRQALQSMTLGQVPLGGVVRNEAVFLPSGFFPTHWGECGCGTTFFGEASQMTLRGCGHRGQTWATRFELGDEEVICIEFYDVRGEFAGSVGLRPEAASWHRVQWADVIKGSGIEQ is encoded by the coding sequence ATGGATTCCACTTCACACCATTCGCCACGCATTGCTTACAGCTTTCCGGCCCATACCTTTGATCTGCGTCGAGTGCGTCCAGAGTGGTGCTTTGAAGCCGATGGTGGTGCCGCACTGGCCATCCATCTAGATGGACAATGGACTGAATTTTTCAGGAATTTGCGGGAACTGGGGCTGGTGATGATCACCGCAGCCCATGGCCCCTTGAGTCTAGCTGTTGCCTGGGAGAATTCCATGTTTCAAAGTTACCCAGGGGGCGATGAATGGGTATGTGTGAAATCCGGGGCCGAGATCCGTCCCGCCGCGTTAGGTGGAGGAATGGCGGTGGTCGAAACCATGGGCGACCAGCAAGTGGCCAGTTTCCAATTTTTTGATCGTGGTGGTGGAGGATGCCTGAAGATCCTCGTCACCAATTGGTCCGATTACGAGGTCTTTGAAGACCTCGTCGCCCGCCACGCGAGTGGCCGACGGACCTATCCCTTTGGCCAGAAATCCGAAGTCCGAAAGGAGCAACCTGCACCTGATTCACAGACGGTGAGGCAGCTCTGGAAGGGCCTCTCGAGAAGCCTGCCTGACTCTACCTTTCCTGGCATGGAGGGCGTCTCCCGCCTCTCCGCGCTGGAGGCAGCAGGGCAGGATCTGGCCTGGCGCCTGCCGCGCAGGGTGGTGCGGCAGGCGCTACAATCCATGACCCTGGGCCAAGTGCCTCTGGGCGGAGTGGTGCGCAATGAGGCGGTGTTTCTCCCCAGCGGCTTTTTTCCCACGCACTGGGGTGAATGTGGCTGCGGCACCACCTTTTTTGGCGAGGCTTCTCAAATGACCCTGCGCGGTTGTGGCCACCGAGGCCAGACCTGGGCAACTCGTTTTGAATTGGGTGATGAGGAAGTCATCTGCATCGAGTTTTATGATGTACGCGGTGAATTTGCTGGCAGTGTAGGCTTAAGACCCGAAGCAGCCTCCTGGCATAGAGTCCAGTGGGCCGATGTGATCAAGGGATCCGGGATTGAACAGTAG
- a CDS encoding RNA polymerase sigma factor: MMNLPADPSSHPSARAATQQAGHFYTTRWTQVVRAKESSHEGREALRNLCDIYYAPVMAYLRRELRDLDAAQEMAHEFFAYMLRGEAIRTAEQVRGRFRSYLLGAVKHFLLRQYELEQRLKRGAGVKPLSMDEEAEGNAALSLRDEDQLSPDAAFDRQWALTVLERALKSLKLACEEEDRGELFEKLTPWLTGNSDHGDQATLAESLGMNLNSLKSAVHRLKQSFRIKVREEVASTLEDGADVEEEMRVLFAALRSR, encoded by the coding sequence ATGATGAACTTGCCTGCGGATCCATCGTCTCATCCATCTGCTCGCGCCGCAACGCAGCAGGCGGGACATTTTTATACTACCCGGTGGACACAGGTGGTACGGGCGAAGGAATCCTCCCATGAAGGACGCGAAGCGCTGAGAAACCTATGCGACATCTACTACGCACCGGTGATGGCCTACCTGCGTCGGGAGCTGCGGGATCTGGATGCGGCCCAAGAAATGGCCCATGAATTTTTTGCCTACATGCTGCGGGGTGAGGCTATCCGCACCGCAGAACAAGTGCGTGGTCGCTTTCGATCCTACCTCCTGGGTGCGGTAAAACATTTTCTCCTTCGCCAGTATGAACTGGAGCAGCGACTGAAACGTGGGGCGGGGGTGAAACCGCTCTCCATGGATGAAGAGGCGGAGGGGAATGCGGCACTCAGCCTGCGGGATGAAGATCAACTTTCACCCGATGCAGCGTTTGATCGGCAATGGGCTTTGACCGTGCTGGAGCGCGCCTTGAAGTCATTAAAACTGGCGTGTGAAGAGGAAGACCGAGGAGAGCTTTTTGAAAAACTCACTCCCTGGTTAACTGGAAATTCTGATCATGGAGATCAGGCGACATTGGCTGAAAGTCTGGGTATGAACTTGAACTCGCTAAAATCAGCGGTGCATCGCCTGAAACAGAGCTTTCGCATCAAGGTGCGTGAGGAAGTGGCCTCCACGCTGGAAGACGGGGCCGACGTGGAAGAGGAGATGCGTGTGCTTTTCGCGGCCTTGAGAAGTCGTTGA
- a CDS encoding sensor histidine kinase, which translates to MKIFFHSLRWRLQAWHGLLLLLVVAGSTAPAYRLARDNQMQRLDKELSQMERNLVRSMLDAVQNRPESSAPGEEPTPRPLFAPADFIRRLVSQPVQLPETILTQYSGTQPGYAYFSVRDRNDQIILQSENAPTDLVFLPLPSADLVEETRSIGSRRETLRSSVHGLKVVVGRDITPELHEMHSMAWLHLSIGLGVWLLGLIGGWWLSGRAIRPIRTISQTAARIAEGNLEERIDIREMDTELGELSEVLNQTFERLHAAFERQRQFTADASHELRTPITILLSETHRLLKRDRSTEEYREALETCEATAQRMRRLVESLLLLARQENPPAAVSVHASCDLSFVLKEAANHLAPLARERGFHIETALTPTMCRVDAETLSLLATNLIANALQHGGNVTLSCFIEAEQAVFWVKDDGPGIAEEHQAHVFERFYRADQARTGTSGHSGLGLAIAKAIVENHGGSITLRSASGEGTCFEVRLPSAV; encoded by the coding sequence ATGAAGATTTTTTTCCACTCTCTGCGCTGGCGGTTGCAGGCCTGGCACGGACTGTTGCTGCTTCTCGTCGTAGCGGGGTCCACGGCCCCCGCTTACCGCTTGGCGCGTGATAACCAAATGCAGAGATTGGATAAAGAACTTAGCCAGATGGAGCGCAATCTTGTGCGCTCCATGCTAGACGCGGTGCAAAACCGTCCTGAATCCTCTGCTCCTGGGGAGGAGCCTACCCCTCGTCCTTTGTTTGCGCCTGCCGACTTTATCCGTCGTCTCGTCAGCCAGCCTGTGCAGTTGCCAGAAACCATCCTGACGCAGTACAGCGGCACTCAGCCTGGGTATGCCTACTTCAGTGTTCGAGATCGGAATGATCAAATCATTCTTCAGTCCGAGAATGCTCCAACAGATCTGGTTTTTCTGCCTTTGCCATCTGCGGATTTGGTAGAGGAGACTCGCAGCATCGGCTCTCGCCGTGAAACTCTGCGTAGTTCGGTTCATGGGCTAAAGGTCGTGGTGGGGCGGGATATCACCCCTGAGTTGCATGAGATGCACAGCATGGCTTGGTTGCATTTATCCATTGGTCTTGGCGTTTGGTTATTGGGTTTGATCGGCGGTTGGTGGCTTTCAGGTCGTGCCATACGCCCCATTCGCACCATTAGCCAAACGGCCGCACGCATCGCGGAGGGGAATCTAGAGGAGAGAATTGACATCCGTGAGATGGATACGGAGTTGGGGGAACTGAGTGAAGTGCTGAACCAGACCTTCGAGCGACTGCATGCGGCCTTTGAGCGTCAGCGCCAGTTCACGGCAGATGCTTCTCATGAGTTACGCACCCCCATCACCATTCTGCTCTCAGAAACCCATCGTCTGCTCAAACGTGATCGCTCAACGGAAGAATATCGTGAAGCTCTGGAAACCTGTGAGGCGACGGCCCAGCGCATGCGGCGTTTGGTGGAGTCGCTGCTTTTGCTTGCCCGTCAAGAGAACCCTCCTGCTGCCGTAAGCGTACATGCTTCATGTGACCTTTCTTTTGTGCTGAAAGAGGCTGCTAATCACCTTGCTCCACTCGCTCGTGAGCGAGGTTTCCATATTGAGACTGCTCTCACTCCAACGATGTGCCGAGTCGATGCAGAAACCCTGTCCCTTTTAGCCACCAATCTCATCGCAAATGCCCTGCAACATGGAGGTAATGTGACGCTGTCATGTTTCATCGAAGCTGAGCAAGCTGTCTTCTGGGTGAAGGATGATGGGCCGGGAATCGCTGAAGAACATCAGGCGCATGTGTTTGAGCGTTTTTATCGTGCGGACCAGGCCCGCACCGGCACTTCAGGGCATTCGGGCCTGGGCTTGGCGATCGCCAAAGCTATCGTGGAGAATCATGGGGGCAGCATCACCCTGCGAAGTGCTTCTGGGGAAGGCACCTGCTTTGAGGTCCGACTGCCATCGGCTGTATGA
- a CDS encoding protein kinase domain-containing protein — translation MTESTSHDLCPVCLMGVAMNWTQATQPVSPPQKLLTPEELAPHFPQLEVLELIGRGGMGVVYKAKQKSLDRFVALKLLSPDTEKDHAFAQRFATEARALAQMVHQNIVTVYDFGESGGFYYLLMEYVDGVNLRQAMQAGRITPEQALTIVPPVCEALQYAHERGIVHRDIKPENLLLNKQGQIKIADFGIAKMVGHAEPNEEANSHPQEGHTTFVGGTPPYMAPEQKERAAPDHRADIYSLGVVLYELLTGELPTASLQLPSERIQVDVRLDEIVLRALEKSPELRFQTAADFRTQLATIHHAPQSASPPLKRSSHKASTLQVATLSVIGTLIVLFSLILVSRFFYSKSGRTPNSKYRLADVRGSTDMTRGIIEPTRIPLQWHAEGGFRRVGSYKPILLKTTPNKPDHVSRTPDNLIRPFYAEVKLGSKTLSKFNTLTFLVDRAVGKTETRVILDSNGNGDLTDDSPAELEHVGRLKDGSFSLSGTGWASLPYEGESSRVSVRFHTIPQSLDSENPPTVVYSLDGYAEGKIQGPRGIWLPIVLRDSDGDGDFSTGPSIHVDTDADGEYRRTGKFFGDARAFQINQVKFLISDIPPSGTAMVQAAHIGTQEPLIDHSIAPKKTPSPTTPKTGLIGAKILPGEVAPTFTATTMNHGAVEMPKSYKGKILLLDFWATWCGPCIRELPNVSAAYEKYHDQGLEVLSISLDTEKSLDNLPAILTKHRMVWPQVCDAAKFDSALVKLYGIRGIPATVLIDGDSGKILATDLRGTSLDTKIAEVMAKRNP, via the coding sequence ATGACTGAGAGCACCAGTCATGACCTATGCCCCGTCTGCCTCATGGGGGTGGCCATGAACTGGACACAAGCGACCCAACCTGTATCGCCCCCCCAGAAGCTGCTGACGCCGGAGGAACTGGCACCCCACTTTCCACAACTCGAGGTGCTGGAACTCATCGGGCGGGGCGGCATGGGCGTGGTGTATAAGGCGAAACAAAAGAGCCTGGACCGTTTTGTCGCTCTCAAGCTTCTCTCACCGGATACTGAGAAAGATCACGCCTTTGCTCAACGCTTTGCCACGGAAGCGCGGGCGCTGGCCCAGATGGTTCATCAAAACATCGTCACGGTGTATGACTTCGGGGAAAGCGGTGGTTTTTACTACCTGCTGATGGAGTACGTGGATGGAGTCAACCTCCGACAGGCGATGCAAGCAGGGCGTATCACGCCTGAGCAAGCGCTGACCATCGTCCCACCGGTCTGCGAAGCGCTGCAATATGCGCATGAGAGAGGGATTGTGCACCGTGATATCAAGCCTGAAAATCTCCTCCTAAACAAACAGGGACAGATCAAAATAGCCGACTTTGGCATCGCTAAAATGGTGGGGCATGCCGAGCCAAATGAAGAGGCCAATAGTCATCCCCAGGAAGGCCACACCACCTTTGTCGGCGGAACTCCGCCTTACATGGCCCCTGAACAAAAAGAGCGAGCAGCCCCAGATCACAGAGCAGACATTTATTCACTAGGGGTGGTGCTGTATGAGCTGCTCACAGGAGAACTTCCCACGGCCAGCCTGCAACTGCCGTCTGAACGTATCCAGGTGGATGTGCGCCTGGATGAGATCGTATTACGGGCTCTGGAAAAATCCCCCGAATTGCGATTTCAAACGGCAGCCGATTTCCGCACGCAACTGGCCACGATCCATCACGCTCCCCAATCTGCTTCGCCACCACTCAAAAGATCTAGCCACAAAGCCAGCACTCTACAAGTCGCCACCCTATCGGTGATTGGTACCTTGATCGTCCTTTTCAGCCTCATCCTGGTCAGCCGGTTTTTTTATTCAAAATCTGGTCGCACACCTAACAGCAAGTATCGTCTAGCCGATGTGCGTGGATCGACCGATATGACTAGAGGCATCATTGAGCCTACTCGCATCCCTCTCCAGTGGCATGCCGAAGGTGGCTTTCGACGTGTGGGAAGCTACAAACCGATCCTTCTCAAGACGACCCCAAATAAACCTGATCACGTCAGCCGCACTCCAGACAATTTGATCCGCCCTTTCTATGCAGAGGTAAAGCTAGGCTCGAAGACTTTGTCCAAATTCAACACCCTCACTTTTTTAGTGGACCGGGCCGTGGGGAAAACAGAGACCCGCGTGATACTGGACAGCAATGGGAATGGTGACCTCACCGATGACAGCCCCGCTGAATTGGAGCATGTGGGCCGTCTCAAAGACGGTAGTTTCAGCTTAAGTGGCACAGGCTGGGCGAGTCTTCCTTATGAGGGAGAATCGTCTCGAGTGAGTGTGCGTTTCCACACAATACCTCAGTCTCTGGATAGCGAGAACCCTCCTACCGTGGTTTATTCCCTGGATGGTTATGCCGAGGGTAAAATCCAAGGCCCTAGAGGAATCTGGCTGCCCATTGTTTTGAGAGATTCAGATGGAGATGGGGACTTTAGCACAGGGCCCTCCATTCATGTGGATACGGATGCAGATGGCGAATACCGACGCACGGGAAAGTTCTTTGGCGATGCGAGGGCCTTTCAGATCAATCAGGTTAAATTTCTCATCTCGGATATTCCACCCTCTGGAACGGCCATGGTTCAAGCTGCCCATATCGGGACTCAAGAACCTTTGATTGATCACTCTATCGCCCCCAAGAAAACACCTTCACCGACCACGCCAAAGACAGGTCTTATAGGCGCAAAAATTCTGCCTGGAGAAGTGGCCCCCACATTCACTGCCACCACGATGAATCATGGCGCAGTGGAGATGCCAAAGAGTTACAAAGGCAAGATTCTGCTACTGGACTTTTGGGCCACTTGGTGTGGCCCATGCATCCGGGAATTGCCAAATGTCTCCGCTGCTTATGAAAAGTATCATGATCAGGGACTGGAGGTTTTGAGCATCAGCTTAGATACAGAAAAGAGTCTCGACAATCTCCCTGCGATACTTACCAAACATCGCATGGTGTGGCCCCAAGTGTGTGATGCGGCCAAATTTGATTCAGCCCTGGTAAAACTATATGGCATCCGTGGCATCCCTGCCACCGTGCTGATAGATGGGGATAGCGGTAAGATCTTAGCTACGGATCTTCGCGGGACTTCACTTGATACCAAGATCGCCGAAGTTATGGCAAAACGAAATCCATAA
- a CDS encoding flavodoxin domain-containing protein, with protein MSKPLLILFGTFSGNSESCAEKAASVARLRGYDPVLENMMDSTADVLKQFDTVLLITSTYGDGDPPDGTENFYEQVVNHPRFRLEHLRYSVLALGDSCYDRFCQCGKDYDEALEAQGATRFHARVDCDIDYDDPCDAWIEGVFATLAEERLLAA; from the coding sequence ATGTCTAAGCCACTTCTCATCCTCTTTGGTACCTTTTCAGGGAACTCTGAATCCTGCGCAGAAAAGGCCGCCAGCGTCGCCCGACTGCGCGGGTACGATCCAGTACTGGAAAACATGATGGATTCCACCGCCGATGTGTTGAAGCAATTCGACACGGTCCTCCTCATCACCAGCACCTATGGCGATGGAGATCCACCCGACGGCACCGAGAATTTTTATGAGCAGGTAGTCAACCATCCCCGTTTCCGCCTGGAGCATCTGCGTTACTCTGTCTTGGCTTTGGGAGATTCCTGTTACGATCGCTTTTGCCAATGTGGCAAAGACTACGATGAAGCGTTGGAGGCGCAGGGAGCCACTCGTTTTCATGCCCGAGTGGACTGCGACATTGATTACGATGACCCCTGCGATGCCTGGATTGAAGGCGTTTTCGCCACCCTTGCTGAGGAACGCCTGTTAGCAGCCTAA
- a CDS encoding LysR family transcriptional regulator, with protein sequence MLEVRHLQALIALSETGNLSKAGRRLHLSQPALSHQIKAVEEHLGVELFQRKSSPLRLSPAGERLLGTAYEVVKTMQQCERDVARIAEGKAGQLRIAVECHSCFDWLMPAMDSFREAWPEVEMDLVSGFQPDPTGLLLEDQADLVIVSKAPPRKDVVYQPLFRYEVLALIARKHPLCRKTFLTAQDFAKETLITYPIPDDRIDIIREVLGPVGVNPVRRTAMLTVAILQLVASHRGIAAMPGWAVQPYLEKGYVEYRPVRKQGLFANLHAATTRSLSQTAYMKEFMNIMKRVSFDSLKRIRPVGEED encoded by the coding sequence ATGCTCGAAGTCCGCCATCTCCAGGCCCTCATCGCCCTTTCTGAAACGGGAAATTTGTCCAAAGCAGGTCGCCGTCTGCACTTGTCGCAGCCTGCATTATCGCACCAGATCAAAGCCGTAGAAGAGCATCTGGGAGTGGAATTATTTCAGCGGAAGAGCAGCCCGCTACGACTGAGCCCTGCGGGTGAACGTTTGTTAGGCACCGCCTATGAGGTGGTGAAAACCATGCAGCAATGTGAGCGAGATGTGGCCCGCATTGCGGAAGGGAAGGCTGGGCAACTGAGGATCGCAGTTGAGTGCCACTCATGCTTTGACTGGCTGATGCCTGCGATGGATAGCTTTCGCGAAGCTTGGCCGGAGGTGGAGATGGATCTGGTGTCTGGGTTCCAGCCCGACCCCACCGGGCTGCTGCTGGAAGATCAAGCGGATCTGGTCATCGTCTCCAAAGCGCCACCTCGCAAAGATGTGGTCTATCAACCGCTGTTTCGTTATGAAGTCTTAGCCTTGATCGCGCGGAAACACCCACTTTGCAGGAAGACCTTTCTCACAGCGCAGGACTTTGCCAAAGAGACGCTCATCACCTACCCGATTCCGGATGATCGCATCGACATCATTCGGGAAGTTTTGGGGCCCGTGGGGGTGAATCCCGTACGGCGCACCGCCATGCTGACGGTGGCCATTTTACAACTGGTGGCCAGCCACCGGGGCATCGCCGCCATGCCAGGGTGGGCTGTGCAGCCCTACCTAGAAAAAGGCTATGTCGAATATCGTCCTGTACGTAAACAGGGCCTGTTTGCTAACCTCCATGCAGCGACGACGCGCAGCCTTTCCCAAACGGCCTACATGAAGGAATTCATGAATATCATGAAACGGGTGAGTTTTGATTCCCTAAAACGCATCCGTCCAGTCGGGGAAGAGGACTGA
- the metE gene encoding 5-methyltetrahydropteroyltriglutamate--homocysteine S-methyltransferase, with translation MSDIYTHNLGYPRIGQQRELKKATEAYWHGRLTREDLEATGRRLRQQNWATQQAAGMDLIPCNDFTFYDQTLDFSCLIGNVPPRFGWKGEEMDLDTLFLMARGSRGEAHDACDHGCSHQPVFACEMTKWFDTNYHYIVPEFRANTQFKLVGDKVFREFEEAKALGYRSKPVLPGPVTYLSLGKVQDSTNPDFDRFSLLDGLLDVYEQILQRLQRLGAEWVQIDEPIFGLDLSEAQRDAVLVAWQRLAQAAPGLKILVTSYFSELRENLPLFLSLPAQAVHFDAVRGVGELDALLAGFPSDKILSLGVVDGRNIWKNDFSASLKILAEAQAVVGSERLWVAPSCSLQHSPITLVNEPSLDTELRGWMSFADEKLEEVATLSGLLRGTADQSLLWGNQQSLQARRESSRIHRVEVKTRLAGVHASDYDRVSPFAQRQPLQRKKLKLPEFPTTTIGSFPQTAEVRAMRARWKKGELSTEAYEVFLQHEIQHCVSFQDEIGIDMPVHGEFERNDMVEYFGEQLDGFVFTQNGWVQSYGSRYVKPPIIFGDVSRPVPMTVRWSQYAQSLTPRPMKGMLTGPVTILQWSFVRDDQPRSETTRQIALAIRDEVLDLETAGIAAIQIDEPAIREGLPLRHSDWATYLDWAVNAFRLCASGVRDDTQIHTHMCYSEFNDIIESIAAMDADVITIETSRSNMELLEAFVDFKYPNEIGPGVYDIHSPRVPGVEEMVALMHKAEAVIPRAQLWINPDCGLKTRGWVEVKSSLLHMVEAARQLRADKPVKA, from the coding sequence ATGAGCGATATCTACACACACAATCTGGGCTACCCACGGATCGGGCAGCAACGCGAACTCAAAAAAGCTACGGAAGCCTACTGGCATGGACGTCTTACTCGTGAGGACCTGGAGGCTACAGGACGCCGCCTGCGTCAGCAGAACTGGGCCACTCAGCAGGCGGCAGGTATGGACCTCATTCCCTGCAATGATTTCACCTTCTACGACCAGACGCTGGATTTCTCCTGCCTCATCGGCAACGTTCCTCCGCGATTTGGCTGGAAAGGCGAGGAGATGGATCTGGACACCCTCTTTCTCATGGCCCGCGGTTCCCGTGGAGAGGCCCATGATGCCTGTGATCATGGATGCAGCCACCAGCCTGTCTTTGCCTGTGAGATGACCAAGTGGTTTGATACCAATTACCACTACATTGTTCCCGAATTTCGTGCGAATACCCAGTTCAAGCTGGTCGGGGACAAAGTCTTCCGTGAATTTGAGGAAGCCAAGGCTTTAGGCTATCGGTCCAAACCGGTGCTGCCTGGACCTGTGACCTACCTTTCGTTAGGCAAAGTTCAAGACTCAACGAACCCTGACTTCGACCGCTTTAGTCTCCTGGATGGGCTTTTGGATGTCTATGAACAGATCCTCCAGCGTTTGCAAAGGCTGGGGGCTGAGTGGGTGCAAATTGACGAACCTATCTTTGGTCTTGATCTCTCTGAGGCTCAACGAGACGCGGTCTTGGTTGCTTGGCAGCGTTTGGCCCAGGCAGCTCCTGGCCTGAAAATACTGGTGACCAGTTACTTCAGCGAGCTGCGTGAAAACCTTCCTCTCTTTCTCTCCTTGCCTGCCCAGGCAGTGCATTTTGATGCCGTCCGTGGCGTGGGGGAGCTTGATGCCCTGTTGGCTGGCTTCCCTAGCGACAAGATTCTCTCACTCGGCGTCGTAGATGGGCGGAACATTTGGAAAAATGATTTCTCTGCTTCCCTAAAAATCTTGGCAGAAGCCCAGGCGGTGGTCGGCTCTGAAAGACTCTGGGTTGCTCCCTCCTGCTCCCTTCAGCATTCTCCCATCACCCTGGTTAATGAGCCATCTCTCGATACTGAGCTTAGAGGCTGGATGTCCTTCGCTGATGAAAAACTGGAGGAGGTTGCCACCCTCAGTGGTCTGTTGCGAGGCACTGCGGATCAAAGCTTGCTCTGGGGCAATCAGCAATCGCTTCAGGCTCGTCGTGAAAGCTCACGCATTCACCGTGTGGAAGTGAAAACCCGTCTCGCAGGTGTGCACGCCAGCGATTATGATCGTGTATCACCTTTTGCTCAGCGGCAGCCCTTGCAGCGGAAAAAATTAAAGCTGCCGGAGTTCCCCACCACCACCATCGGTTCCTTTCCACAAACTGCTGAGGTCCGCGCCATGCGTGCCCGGTGGAAGAAGGGCGAACTTAGCACGGAGGCCTACGAAGTCTTTCTCCAACATGAGATCCAGCACTGCGTATCCTTTCAGGATGAAATAGGCATCGACATGCCCGTCCATGGCGAATTTGAGCGCAATGACATGGTGGAATACTTTGGCGAACAGCTCGACGGCTTTGTCTTCACGCAAAACGGCTGGGTGCAGAGTTATGGTTCCCGTTATGTGAAGCCCCCGATCATCTTTGGCGATGTCAGCCGTCCGGTTCCCATGACCGTTCGCTGGTCCCAGTATGCTCAGTCGCTGACGCCACGCCCCATGAAGGGCATGCTAACTGGCCCTGTCACCATCCTTCAGTGGAGCTTTGTTCGTGATGACCAACCTCGCTCTGAAACCACCCGCCAGATCGCCCTCGCCATAAGGGATGAGGTCCTGGATCTGGAGACCGCAGGCATCGCTGCCATCCAGATTGATGAGCCTGCCATCCGTGAGGGCTTACCCCTTCGTCACAGTGACTGGGCAACCTACTTGGACTGGGCGGTGAATGCCTTCCGCCTCTGCGCTAGTGGGGTGCGTGATGATACCCAGATCCACACACATATGTGCTATTCTGAATTCAATGACATCATTGAATCGATCGCCGCCATGGATGCCGATGTCATCACCATCGAAACCTCACGGTCGAACATGGAATTGCTCGAGGCCTTTGTGGACTTCAAGTATCCGAATGAGATCGGCCCAGGTGTGTATGACATCCACTCCCCACGTGTGCCCGGTGTGGAGGAAATGGTAGCGCTCATGCACAAGGCGGAGGCCGTCATCCCTCGTGCCCAGTTGTGGATCAATCCCGACTGCGGCCTCAAGACCCGAGGTTGGGTAGAAGTGAAATCTTCTCTGCTTCACATGGTGGAGGCTGCACGCCAGCTTCGTGCCGATAAGCCTGTGAAAGCCTAA